The sequence below is a genomic window from Bactrocera neohumeralis isolate Rockhampton chromosome 4, APGP_CSIRO_Bneo_wtdbg2-racon-allhic-juicebox.fasta_v2, whole genome shotgun sequence.
GGTGGCTAGGTCATGACATTAACGTTTTGACTCTTAATGAACGAATTTACTGCTTAAGCGATATGAATAGGAGCGATTGTCAGGTGGAATCGAAGCTGTTTTCCTTTGCGTAGTTCAATCAGAGGATTTTTATTCTTGATTTTTAGACGCTTAAGCTGTTCTAAATTTCTGATTGTACGCTGCTTTTACTACGGTAATTCCTTAATCGTATCAGCAGACTTAGTCGAATTTTAAGCAATTCTAACAATTTTGCGAACTGATTGTTCAAAAAgtgctttttttcatttaaagtatTTTCCATATGCCTCTGGATGCTTTAAATATCTAACAACGGTTCTGGAGCTTTTCccatttttactttaaatgtagcttgaaagcaatttatttgttaatttttttttttttaagacaaagaaatttttcgaaCAAGATTTGAACTTTGATAAGAAAACATGTTGGACAATAAGAACAAGCATGATTATACataacaattaatttaaaaaaatgttgccgCTTCTAACCTTGGACCAGCattgtaataattaataatattacatGGTGTAATAGTTTCCAGTTATCATTTTACGATTAGCAATTACTACTGAAACTAGTAAtagtacaacaacaagtaaCTGAGTTAATATCTTATAATTTGTCACCCTGAGAGTAGCTTAAAGGAGAACCCCACAAATATGTTGCCGTGCTTGCATTGACCAATTCTCAGAAATTACTGAGGCGTTCAAGTAAAACGAATGTCATTTGGATTATTAAGTTGTGACTGATCGAATTCATTCATGAACAGACGTCAACTTAACGCAATGCAAAAAATGCATGAGTTGTGTTGTTGACCTGGTCAGGTGATAGCGGTGATGAATCACAAACTGAGAGCGCGAAAATCCAAGTCGCCACAAATGAGAAGATGGCACCGCTCAGCTGGGGTATTGGCAGTGGAGAACAGCCACCCCCAAATCAAGTAGTTGTTTTCGTCGTttgagttgtttttgttgctgttgcatgaCATGACAGTCTGTAAATTACTAGGCGCATCTGAGTACTTTTGCctcttcaatttcaatttatatacttgtatattttctCTATAGAACAACAATCACGTTCGAGACTTCACTCCAAGTAATGTACATTTCGCCCATTATTTATATCACTTACTTCATTAAAATGATTTGTaaacatatacgtatgtatgtacaacgaTTTTGGTATATAAAAGCAAAGTGCTATTCCGAGTATAATCAAAACGTTTTCAACTCTTCCAGGGGAAGTTTCTTAGCAAATACTCAGAACCGtccataaaataaaagaattcagTGAAAATGCGCGCCTTCAACGTTTGCTTAGCACTGGTGCTGTTCGTGGCGATGCTGGTCGGCACCAGCGGTAATCCCGTCGGCGATAATGCTGAGCTCACTTTTGAGACAGCCGAGCAACCGTTAACTTTGTTTGATGTCGACGCGCAGCAAGGACATGAGAATGAAGGCGATCGCTTGGCGCGGGGCTACGGTGGCTACCGTGGTGGTTATGGTGGTTATCGTGGCGGATATGGTGGTTATCGTGGCGGATACGGTGGATACCGCGGAGGATATGGTGGATACGGCGGTCGTCGTGGTGGTTATTATGGTTAAAATAACgacaaatataagcaaaaataatatttatcattaatttgtgttgtgaaattacaaaaagttatgttataaagttaataaaattttgccaaaatttgttgtattttctgtTATAAAATAATCATACGGTATTGcgtaaagtaaatttaattccatttcattATAAGCTTACCCAATTTTAAACTGTTGTTTAAGCGTATATATCTTTTTTAGGAGAATAACTGTATTAATGAAACCCTAAAGATGATAGTATGTGCTCGGTTATGTATTTTATAGGAAACATCTATAATTTTGAAATGAtattaattgattaaaataaagcaaaacgtggaaagcaaaaaaatttaaaacgagAATCTAAAATATACTTCATTAAGTCCAATAAatctatacaagaacttaattccgacCATTctatttgtatggcagttatatgcttaAAGTGATccaaactgaacaatttctttgtccTGTTTAAAACTCTATGTGAAGTGTCGTGAAGGTATCTCATCAAATACAAGCACGTTCGTAAAAAAACGTGATTTTGACTGCTTAGTTTGCATTTCAGCAACTCGTATATATTACAGtcatccgatatcggcgattcctaCAAGTCAGCGTCTTGAGAAGAAGAGGATATGTGCAAAATTGCAGATCGATTAcaggaaattttttaaacaaagttttttattatttctctaaATGTTgatccgaaattttttttcctaagaTACCTCTCATTTGCCGGAACCCACGCTATGGAACCACTGtaggatatagctgccgtacaaattgaccgaaaataatcaagttcttgtataaaatattttttttttgacatttgttcagatcgaaccgcTATAACATATGACTTCAGAAAGAAAAATTTAGTGTGAATAAAAGTTAGCAAAAAATCACATTCGACTTTTTTGGAACTTTACTAGTACCAGAAACCAACATCTGTGTTtactatttaataaaaatttaaatcagaaaTTCTCTCTAATTTTTACTCCTTGTTTGTCGTCGAAAATgggaaataaacaaaatggtTCAGTATTCAGTGCacaattaaatagaaattaagaATTCAAATCTCCTTAAATtgagaatattttgtaaaagtcATAGTCTGATTCCATTCATTTGCAATGCTAATCTGCATAAAGCATAGGAAATGTGCTTTTAAcactattttttttcatttatttctgcaTTGCCTAAAAGTGTGTTATGAAAACCTAAATAGCGCGCTTTTGTTAATTCCgctcagaattttcgaacatgcTGTTTGCGAATATTAAATAACatgtaataaattttctaaattttccttGCCATCAATACACAAATCATTGCGAATTTTTAAGTGATGTCAAGTTTGTGTCTTAAGTCTTCAGTTTAAGACTTGATATCCcattactatatgtatatgtatatgtctgtaaatttatttcagcCTTACTGGCTATAATTAGCTCAccaaataacaatttatttccaattttctttactggcgaagacaccgcttacgcggttatagccgagttaataacagcgcgccagtcgtttcttcttttcgcaaggtggcgccaattggagattccaagcgaagacaggttcttctccacctggtccttccaacggagtggaggtctttctcttcctctgcttcccccggcgggtacagcgtcgaatattttcagagctagagagttttcatccattcggacgacatgacccagccaacgtagccgctgtcttttaattcgctgaactgtgtcAACGTcattgtatatctcatacaggtcatcgttccatcaaatgcgatattcaccgttgccaaagcgcaaaggaccataaatctttcgaagaaattttctctcgaaaacccgcAACTTCGACTCATCAGTCGCTCGAAACAGAGTCACGTTGTCTGAAatcttgtttggtatcgaacggctcggatagGTCCtacccgatcctgacggagcttttggtgttgctcaacgtcagtatacatagccgtattagttttgcggtgataccaaattcggccattgcgacataaaggcagcacCTTTTCGTCccgtcgaaagcagctttgaaaccgacgaagaggtggtgtgtaccGACTCTCTTTTCGCAGGCCATTTCTAAAacttggcacatggtgaatatctggtcagttattACTTTTCCAGGCCTAATACCATAATGATttcatctttcacacaatacgctacatagaaccttatatgcgatgttggcGCTGATTATccctctttttgtggattgggcagagcacacttaaattccaaccgTCGTGCATGCTTtctccgaccatattctacaaaaaagctaatgcatgctccttatcagttctttgcctccgtatttgaatagctcggccacaATCCATCGGTCCCCTCCTCTATGTTGTCCTTCAGgggggtaattgctattcgaacttcttcatggtcgggcaatggaacgtctgctccatcgtcatggattggggaatcgggttcgcctgctcctggcgttatactttcactgcgtttcagcagactggagaactgttccctctataattttaatatgctctgggcatcagtcactagatcacctctggcggttctacaagagtatgcgcCGAATTTTCGAGCAgatagcttgatgtattttcttatgctggaatctagtacttcaaataactatgtatatttcgggccccggcgaagtcgattagcctcaacccatttggggtaAGCTTCCTTGCTcactctggcgttaaagtcgccaagcacgattttgacatcgtggcggggcagctctcataggtgcgctccaagggctcatagaaggcatctttggtcacatcgtccttctcttccgtcagggcgaggcgcaaatcagtgatatgttgaGGAACCtcctttgatgcggattgtggctagacgttcatccaccggagtgaatgacatTACTTGGCGACAGagtttctctcccaccacgaatcccacactgAACTTGAGCTCCTtcatatggccactgtagtaaatgtcacaatgGCCTACTCgtttctgtccttgtcccgtccatcgcatttcttagacggcggtgatgtcagcctttatttttgccaggacatcaaccagctgggcagcggcacctttccaattaagggaccggacattccaggtgcatgccccaATTCGcaatccttatttcgtttgccatggtcgtcatcaaaagtggggtttctcttccgaggctgtttatttcttttcattggtggcgctttttacgtggcgggacccaaacccagcgcataaccctgtggaggggatgtttcgccttctcactttagttcgccttcaaacggatgttcttaggctacccagaagatacttggtcaaagatcggaagtcgtgagctgcttgagccatatgtaaacgAATCGTTCCTGGCCACCCACAAGTgcatggcaatcagagaactttcttcacttgtgTGAAcatttacacatgactccattctccaGTTTTAGTCAAATTAATATTATGACTTAGGCAAGTTGTGTGACAATATACCAGCAGATATCGCGTCCGCACAATATTGAATGCGATAAGTTAAGTTAAGGTGAACAAACAGATGATTAATTAGAGATTTGGTGATTATCTAGAAAGATTGCACAAAGCGTTACAGTATATTATAACTTTAACAGtgttttttaacacttttggTGTAAAGtacataattaattttctagaatactttaaaaaatttacatcgTAAAGAACATATTTATTACAGAgtattatatagtataagtCAAAACAATCAAATCTTGCGTATTTTCTTGTGAGAGgcttactttttgttttcagaATACAGTAACACCGCGTTTGAGGCATAGGAGACGTTCCATAAAAATAAAGCGGAACGCGAAAGAGCGCTTATCCAGGCCATCATGGCATTTAGGTAAATAATTAGGTTAGGAGAAGTTGGATGGAAAATTATTAGTTATTAAATGtaataattatgtttaaaagcaaaactgaaagaaatagaaatacataaatgaatatccttttaaaaataattcaaaaactaaGTCAGTCAGATGATTCAGTTTATTTTGAGTTTCCTGAGATTTTACCTTTTTCACAAGAAGGAATCTAATGTGGTTTAGGTTTTTCTTTTGCGTTCAGTTAgaataattgatatttttttctgttttgcttGCTAAGTGAATTACTTGAGCTTATAATTAAAAGCATTGGCTGCTGTTTACTTGAACTATTTCTTTATCGACTACCACACTTACCTCATCTAAATTGTTAATTCCACTATTTCATCCATACCCTTCAGAGTGTATGATGTATTTCTTACTTTAATCCTCCCTAATGTTCTTCTATTATCCTTAAACTATGTCTCTGTTATAATCATCATCTTTATGTTATCTCATTCCAaagaaaatttatgttttctaCAGCATTCGatatattttagtttcttttttaaattctctTATTATGGGGGGGATACCtctaggattttcaaaaaatagtcCCAAAGTTTCATTGGCTTACTCCGAATACTTTCGAAGAAATAGGCAGAACCATTGCACTTTTAACAGCGGCTATATGGTACCAAAACTTTGAGGCTCGTTTCCTCGAAACTACCTTTCATTAATCCGGCCGTCAAAATTGCGAGCGAGTTAtttaaccgatttacttgaacgAAAgcgtattttatatacaattttttacgcAAATGCGTGATAGAGCGCTTTTCCGAGAAAACATccacaatttttggaaattctcaAAACCACTCTACTATGCACTTGATCAAAGCTTCCTGATTAAAAAACAATCACTTTTTTCGTTTCGAATTGTTACACGAGGAGGCTCTGTCCATGTGGGTAAAAGAGTGAAATTAGCGAGGATTTAAGACACAAACTTGCCATCACTTCAGAATTCCCCAAGTATCGATGGgaaggaaaaaatttagtaaatttattaCATGGGCTGACTTCCTAAAAAAATGTGCCAAGGAGACAaataacgaaaaacaaaaactttttagaaACAATTGATAAAATGCCTAATGACGTGTTTTATAGTCATTTCAGAAAGCAAATATCAACTTTCTTAGTAAGAATTGTTATTTcgttattaaaaatgtattagtaTGTCACCATTTTCCAGAAATTACACTGTGTGCTCGAACCTTTATGGAATAAAATGGTTCCCTTTGAAGAAGTGTCTGACAATATGGAAGCTTTCCAATCAGAATTGTTTTCGCAAAGTTAGCGACCGCTTTAATATTGGAATGGGCGCTTGTTACAGAGGCTTTATTCAGTGCATATAACCGATTTCTGCGCGCAAGCAGATTATAGCATTTCCTACTACTGAACAGTACAGAATACGAGTTATGGAAGCTTCTGAGTCTTGTCGATCACACCCATTCCCATATGTTGTGGGATGTATTGATGTGATACATATAGAAATCCTGCAGCCGTCGAAGTATAGTATTAGCTACTACAACCGAAAAGGAACACATTCTATTATagtataagtaaaaatttacatttgaaaGTAATACTTCTCAAATAGCGCATGCATTTATTTCAGGCTGTTGCTGATAGCAATAGGCGATTTAGCGACGTTTTATTGGGCTCTCCTGGTCGGTGCCACGACGCAGCAGTGTGGTAAGCTAGTTCATTGAAGAGAGCAATTGCAAATGACTTTATTACATTTCCTCCAGAATGCCATTTGCTTGGTGATGCAGTGTATCCTTTAGAAAGTTATCTGATGTTATCTTACAAGGACAATGTGTTCCTATCTGTAGACCAAACgaaatataataacattttaaGTTTGACCCGACTGGAGCAAACATTTCGCTTACTAAGAAAGAAGTTTAGAATACTAAACTTTTTAGAAATCCACGACGTTAATTTGGCAAAGAATGTTATTATGTCTTGTTTTGTGTTTCATAACTTTATATTGGAACACGAAGGAACTGCTGATGTCGTGGTTATTGAGAACTTGCCTTACACAGAGATAAACACGCTTCCAGCAGACGGAAATCACAGAAGCCAAGGGAAAGGCTTACTATTTAGTTGTCAGCTTAGCTAAATAAAGTTCCCTTTGaattacatatatgcattaaattaatttatttcatttcctgAACAAATTTGGTTAGAACACAAAACTTATTAAATACTAAAGAAATTGAGATCGAAGTAAGGCACAGGTCAAAGTCAGGTAATCACTTATTTGGTGAAAGTAGAGCTTCGCGCAGCTCTGTAATTTCATCAAGTTTTTGCTTTTCGATGTCAATTTTCTGCTTCTCGCATTTAAGCAGACCGTCTAACATCTCCTTTCCATACGAagtttatttttccaaaacattttCTCGCTCGTTTTCGTGTTGGAGCAGCATCAATGTGGTCACTGGTGTTTGGGGGATCTGCTGACTCTGCATTTTCGTTCGTTAAATCGTTAAATAGCGAAAACAATGAGGAATCTAGATTACATTCCGGCACGGTTACATCACTCCGTGACTCCGTGACTTTATCCAGTTCGTCGAAAAATTCCCACGACGTCGCTGCTTCACGTGTGGTGTTATTCCACTTTTTGATACGTTTGTAAGACACCACGAAGTTGAGGCATTTGCATGATATGTCATCACGGGAGAACGGAAATTCTGGATCGGTGTCCTTAATTTTCTGCAACACCCCCTGCCACAAGACCAAGCGCTTTTTCCTTTTTACTTGAAAACCTGATTCCCTGGCCAGCCTAATTGTAAGTAAAAGGTTTTTGCGCTCGTGCGTCCACTTCTTGTTactataaaaaagaattaaaaattgtagcattgtaaaaattgttaaaaaaaaatttaaaaatttgtgcgAAGTCAgccatattatttatttcgtttccACATTTGCGAATAGCGTGTGCTTAGATTCTGAGCGGAAGTAAAAAACGCGCTATTTAGCTTTTCGtcgcatacttttaggcattgCAGAAAAgcgatgaaattaaaataatattataatacatattcttattttttatgcagACTGCGATTGCAAACGCATCGGACTATTACCCCGCCtataagttaatttaaaatagCCTACATTCTTCATACTTTAACATTTACAAACTATTCTCAGCCTAAGGAGAAtcaaattcttaatttaatttaattttgcactGAATActgaatcatattttttattttccatattcgGAAAAgcgatatacaagtatatacgtatatgcCAGTCCTTATGTGGGTGTCTGGCAATCTGAGAAAATTATCGTGTAAATTTTGTcatatgatattgatatcatcggccttaaggcagttctgctttctccagacttggGTCTGGCATGTTCgctctcgcgacttggctctcacgtcactgttgacagtcataactttgaagttgtagataatttcgtctatcttg
It includes:
- the LOC126756450 gene encoding TATA-binding protein-associated factor 2N-like, yielding MRAFNVCLALVLFVAMLVGTSGNPVGDNAELTFETAEQPLTLFDVDAQQGHENEGDRLARGYGGYRGGYGGYRGGYGGYRGGYGGYRGGYGGYGGRRGGYYG